From Nicotiana tabacum cultivar K326 chromosome 22, ASM71507v2, whole genome shotgun sequence, one genomic window encodes:
- the LOC107775035 gene encoding B3 domain-containing transcription repressor VAL1-like, producing MGSMICMNELCRATTSSEWKKGWSLKSGGFAKLCYNCGSAFENLVFCETFHSEESGWRECKTCRKLIHCGCIVSKYLYECMDYGGIACINCASQLDGHSIRPIQIPGDDLPNGTLGTKATQPLGVENKMDENSFDKRRVMRLSKPVETSESGQLFQTQKNDIKQETMLPIGNVSTCFSNLNQQPVGTASLFGKPDNDRQSQGVKDMYELINQPSLNFSLSTLVGASSSAQPFPGGDVEGREQSKSSPFQLGQRTRHILPKPPKPSPNSGSESNKAMASQTRVARPPAEGRGGRNQLLPRYWPRITDQELQQISGDLKSTIVPLFEKVLSASDAGRIGRLVLPKACAEAYFPPINQSEGLPIRIQDIKGKEWTFQFRFWPNNNSRMYVLEGVTPCIQNMQLQAGDTVIFSRIDPGGKLVMGFRKATNNADMQDPQLSILPSGFAETSFTGMTENLQHEKNGGRASDDSVNRQVPISEKKKARNIGSKNKRLLMHADDVMELRITWEEAQELLRPPPTSKPTVVVIEDYEFEEYEEPPVFGKRTIFTARSSGHQEQWAQCDSCSKWRRLPVHVLLPAKWTCSDNIWDSRRCSCAAPDEINPRELEALFRVGKDLKRRKLVENNEDCEPSGLDALATLAVLGDNIGDLGEPSVGATTKHPRHRPGCTCIVCIQPPSGKGKHQPTCKCNVCLTVKRRFKTLMLRKKKKQSEREAELAQAKDQVPPKDGSETDGASGTDQLLHINQSENEHMNLSENERDTNGDQTEEFGAGKGQLDLNSHPNRDDDMLVEATAGMTMTSLVNATDLPLEYLTQNGLESLGDSLLSRAAGESEGNHPDNGFMKTADAEQENKGDEG from the exons ATGGGGTCAATGATTTGCATGAATGAGCTTTGTCGTGCAACGACGTCGTCTGAATGGAAGAAAGGTTGGAGCTTGAAATCTGGTGGATTTGCAAAGCTTTGCTATAATTGCGG ATCTGCTTTTGAGAATTTAGTTTTTTGTGAAACGTTCCACTCGGAGGAATCTGGTTGGAGGGAATGTAAAACGTGTAGAAAG CTTATCCACTGTGGGTGTATTGTCTCAAAATATTTGTATGAGTGCATGGATTATGGAGGTATTGCCTGTATAAACTGTGCAAGCCAATTGGATGGTCATTCGATCAGACCAATACAG ATACCTGGTGATGATCTTCCCAATGGAACCTTGGGAACTAAGGCTACGCAGCCACTGGGTGTTGAGAATAAAATGGATGAGAATAGTTTTGACAAAAGAAGGGTTATGCGGTtgagcaagccagtggagaccagtgagtctggtcaactctttcaaactCAAAAGAATGACATTAAACAAGAAACAATGCTTCCCATCGGTAATGTCAGTACATGCTTTTCAAATCTGAACCAGCAGCCCGTTGGAACAGCTTCTCTATTTGGCAAGCCTGATAATGACAGACAAAGCCAAGGGGTTAAAGATATGTACGAATTGATCAATCAGCCATCTCTAAATTTCTCATTGAGTACTCTTGTTGGTGCGTCTAGTTCAGCACAGCCTTTTCCTGGTGGAGATGTTGAAGGAAGGGAACAAAGCAAAAGTTCTCCCTTTCAACTGGGCCAAAGGACACGCCATATATTGCCCAAGCCCCCCAAACCTAGCCCCAATTCAGGTTCTGAATCAAACAAAGCAATGGCTTCACAGACACGGGTTGCAAGGCCGCCCGCTGAAGGCCGAGGTGGCCGCAACCAATTACTGCCTCGATACTGGCCTAGGATTACAGACCAGGAGTTGCAACAAATATCTGGAGA TTTAAAATCTACTATTGTACCACTGTTTGAGAAGGTCCTAAGTGCCAGTGATGCTGGTCGAATAGGCCGTCTGGTTCTGCCCAAAGCATGTGCTGAG GCGTACTTTCCTCCAATTAACCAATCTGAGGGTCTACCTATAAGGATTCAGGATATAAAGGGTAAAGAGTGGACATTTCAATTCAGATTTTGGCCCAATAACAACAGCCGGATGTATGTTTTGGAGGGTGTTACCCCTTGTATACAGAATATGCAATTGCAAGCTGGTGATACTG TGATATTCAGTCGAATAGATCCGGGAGGAAAGCTTGTTATGGGATTTCGAAAGGCAACGAACAATGCTGACATGCAG GATCCTCAACTGTCTATCCTTCCCAGTGGCTTTGCAGAAACTTCATTCACTGGCATGACTGAAAATCTTCAG CATGAAAAGAATGGAGGCagggcaagtgatgattctgtGAATCGGCAAGTGCCGATTTCAGAGAAGAAAAAGGCAAGAAACATAGGGTCCAAAAATAAGAGGCTTCTTATGCATGCTGATGATGTTATGGAACTTAGAATCACTTGGGAAGAAGCACAAGAATTGCTACGGCCACCTCCGACTTCCAAGCCTACCGTTGTTGTGATTGAGGACTATGAATTTGAGGAATATGAA GAACCACCAGTCTTTGGAAAGAGGACAATATTTACTGCCCGATCTTCTGG GCATCAGGAGCAATGGGCTCAATGTGACAGCTGCTCTAAATGGCGTAGATTGCCGGTGCATGTTCTCCTTCCTGCAAAGTGGACTTGTTCGGACAATATTTGGGACTCAAGAAG ATGCTCTTGTGCTGCTCCTGATGAGATTAATCCGAGGGAACTGGAAGCTCTCTTTAGAGTTGGCAAGG ATCTTAAGAGGCGAAAACTTGTAGAAAACAATGAAGATTGTGAGCCTTCTGGTCTCGATGCCTTGGCAACACTTGCTGTATTAGGAGATAATATTGGGGATTTAGGAGAGCCTTCAGTTGGAGCCACTACTAAACATCCTCGACATCGCCCTGGTTGCACTTGCATTGTTTGCATTCAGCCTCCAAGTGGAAAGGGCAAGCACCAGCCCACATGTAAGTGCAATGTCTGCTTGACTGTGAAACGTCGGTTTAAGACACTCATGCTACGTAAGAAGAAGAAACAATCAGAACGAGAAGCGGAGCTTGCACAGGCAAAGGATCAGGTTCCTCCTAAAGATGGATCAGAAACAGATGGGGCCAGTGGAACTGATCAGTTGCTTCACATCAATCAATCCGAGAACGAACACATGAATCTTTCCGAGAACGAAAGGGATACAAACGGGGATCAGACGGAGGAGTTTGGAGCCGGGAAGGGACAGTTGGACCTGAACTCCCATCCTAATCGCGACGATGACATGCTAGTAGAGGCCACTGCTGGAATGACCATGACGTCCCTTGTTAATGCTACCGACCTTCCACTGGAGTATCTAACACAGAACGGGCTCGAGAGCTTGGGAGACTCTTTGCTCTCACGAGCTGCCGGTGAGAGTGAAGGAAACCATCCTGATAATGGATTCATGAAAACTGCAGATGCTGAACAAGAGAATAAAGGTGATGAAGGGTAA